TTTAAACGCAGTTGAGAGGGCGGCGGCGATCGTTGCGATTACGCTGTTGACATTCTGCATCACATCGCGGTTGGCAAATCGAAGCACCCGATAGCCTCGATCTTCAAGATAGCGCGTGCGATCGGCATCGTGGCTTTGCTGGCTCGCATGCGTGTCGCCATCCAGTTCGATGACGAGCATCATCGGCGTCCTGCAGGCGAAGTCGGCGATGTAAGTTCCAATCACTACCTGCCGGCGAAACTTTGCGCCGCCCAATTGGTCGGCCTTCAGATATGCCCATAATCGGCGCTCGGGCGGCGTTGCCTCGCGTCGCATCTGTTTGGCCCGACTAATCAGCTTATGGCTGCGCAAACCCTCTCTCCTTCAGGGGAGAGGTACGAAGTCTTATTGCCAAAGGCAATTAGACGCAGTGGAGAGGGGGAAAGAGAGCATGAAGTTGCATTCTTAAACCACTGTCCTACATATAACCATATAGGTTATCAGTGATTCGTTTCGTTAACCTCGAAAGGAATCGCCCCATGCCCGTCGTTGCCCCTACCTGTCCCGATCCGCATCATCGCATCTGGGGCAACCGCTGATGGCGCGGCGTCGCAAGCCGGCGGATGATCTGGCCGATGCCTCTGCCAATCCGGCGCAGCATATCCCCGCAGGGCCGATCAAGGCGGATATTGCGACGATGATGCCGGGTTACCGCGCGCGGCATGATGGCTGGAACCAGC
This portion of the Sphingobium sp. genome encodes:
- a CDS encoding DUF559 domain-containing protein is translated as MRSHKLISRAKQMRREATPPERRLWAYLKADQLGGAKFRRQVVIGTYIADFACRTPMMLVIELDGDTHASQQSHDADRTRYLEDRGYRVLRFANRDVMQNVNSVIATIAAALSTAFKG